Below is a window of Gemmatimonadales bacterium DNA.
GTACGGAAACATGCTCGAATATACTGGCGGGGTGGGCAGGTCCCCCCGGCCGATCCGCCCCGCCGGACCGGCGTCAGCGGCGTGTCACGAGGCCGTCGCTGCCGATCGTCCAGGTCGTTCCGTCGGCGCCCCCGAGATCCGCGCTCCACCCCGTGCTGCTCCCGCGGAATCGGACCCCGGCGGGGAGGTGCCGCACCCCCAGCAACGCCAACTCCGCGGCGTAGCTCCCGTGCGCCTGATGGTACAGCCGCTCGGCATAGTAGATCCGCCGAAGCGCCCAGCGTGCCGCGTCATCCGCCGGATGCCACTGGAAGGCGCCGCCGCCGAACTGCACCACCCCCCAGAGCTCGGGGAGGTGCATGTTGACCGCACCCTGCGGCGACCAGACCCAGTTGTGCTCGGGGAGCGGCGCCCCGGCGCTGTCTTTTCGCTTGATATAGCCGCCGTGCGCCGTGTCGACGTCCCATTCGACGCGCGAGAAGTTGAGCTTCCACTGATCACCGGCGCGCGGCGGGACGTGATTCCGTCCGCTGTCGGCAAAGGCGGCCCAGGGGATCGCCAGCTCGACCGTCCAGTGGCGGTCGCGATCGCGCGGATCGTTGAGCGTCCCGTCGAGCGCCACCGCGATCTTCAACCCGTCGATGTTCCAGCTGTTGTCGGCCGATCCTTCGTCGCGATACGGCTTCGGCAGGAAGAGATCCCACACCGTGGCGAGCTGGTTCATCTCGATTTCGAAATAGCGGTGCGTCGTCTGCGATGGGTCGACGAAGATCTCGAAATCGTTGTCGCGGAAGATCACCGCGTCGCGTTCACGGATCGTCGCCCAGAGATCTGGCTCTTCGAGTTCCGCGGCGACGTACCAGTAGTGATCATCCCACAGCATCCTGGCGCGAGTCCGGAACCGCGGCGCCGGACGCACCGCACCCTCGATGTCGGTGAACGATTCCGTCCACGGCGCCGCTGTCCACGCGCGTTCATCGAGATGACCGTCGATGGTGATCGGCGACGTGGCGCGCGCGGCGACGTAGTGCCGCACCTCCGGCACCCGCTCGCGAACGTCCGGCCGCGGAACGGTCTGGTCTCCGGTCGCGCGCGGGAGGACCGCATTCGAGGCGCACGCCCAGAGGGCGGCGACGACCAGCCAGGCTGGAACGCGAACGGCGGCATGGAGGATGGTGCTCATCAGTGGTCCGGAAGGTAGCGCCGCGGAATCACGATCTCGATATACTACGGTGTCTCCGCCGCACTCCACCTTGCAAGGAACCTCGATGCCGGTCATTGATACCCACAACCACTATTACCCCGCCCAATTCATCGACGCGATCCGCCGCGGACCAAGCGTCCTTGAAGTCCGCGACGACAACGAGGGGAACCCGGTCTTCTATTCCCCGGGCGACTACAACATCGCCGTTCTCGGCCATCGCGACCTCGACTACCGCGAACAGGTGCTCGAGCAGGAGGGCGTCGACCGGCAGCTGATCTCGCTTACCTGCCCGGGCACCCTGATGGAGCCCGCCGACCGGTCTGCGGCGCTCGCCACAATCGTCAACGACGCGATGGCCGAGGTCGCCGCCACGCGCAGCAAGCGATTCACGCCATTCGCCACCTTGCCGCTCAACAATCCCGCCGCATCGGTCAAGGAGTTCGACCGGATCCACGCGATGGGGATCAAGGGATGCATGCTGATGAGCAACGCCAACGGCGTTGCTCTCGCCGACAAGCGATTCTGGCCTCTGTATGAGCGCGCCAGCGATGCGAAGACGATCTTCTATATCCATCCGACCTTCCCCGTCGGCGTCGAGGCGATGCAGGAATACTGGCTGATGCCGCTCACCGGCTTCCTCTTCGACACCACGTTGGCCGCGGCGCATCTCGTCTTTGCCGGGGTGCCGGAACGCTTCCCCGGCATTCGCTGGGTGCTCGGACATCTCGGCGGGACGATTCCCTACCTCGCCGAGCGACTCGATCGCGGATTCGAGGCGTTCTCCGATTGCCGGGTGAACATTCCGCGGCCGCCGAGTTCGTATCTCAGGCAGTTCTACTACGACACCGTCAACTTCGATCCGAAGGCGGTCAAGCTGGCGATCGATTTTGCCGGTGTGAGTCAGATTCTCGGCGCGAGTGACTATCCCCACCAGATCGGCAGTATTCCCAAGATGAAGGCGATGATCGCCGCACTTGATATCTCGCCGGCCGATCGCGCCGCGATCGCCGGCGGCAACGCTGCTCGGCTCCTGGGCATCTCGTGAGATAATGATTGATCGCCGGTTCGCGAAACCGGTGCCGAACCAGAGCCGTAGACTGGAATGCCCCCAACCTGCGATGGTGGTAACGTCTCGTGGGTTGGGGGTGT
It encodes the following:
- a CDS encoding amidohydrolase family protein encodes the protein MPVIDTHNHYYPAQFIDAIRRGPSVLEVRDDNEGNPVFYSPGDYNIAVLGHRDLDYREQVLEQEGVDRQLISLTCPGTLMEPADRSAALATIVNDAMAEVAATRSKRFTPFATLPLNNPAASVKEFDRIHAMGIKGCMLMSNANGVALADKRFWPLYERASDAKTIFYIHPTFPVGVEAMQEYWLMPLTGFLFDTTLAAAHLVFAGVPERFPGIRWVLGHLGGTIPYLAERLDRGFEAFSDCRVNIPRPPSSYLRQFYYDTVNFDPKAVKLAIDFAGVSQILGASDYPHQIGSIPKMKAMIAALDISPADRAAIAGGNAARLLGIS
- a CDS encoding carbohydrate-binding family 9-like protein, translated to MSTILHAAVRVPAWLVVAALWACASNAVLPRATGDQTVPRPDVRERVPEVRHYVAARATSPITIDGHLDERAWTAAPWTESFTDIEGAVRPAPRFRTRARMLWDDHYWYVAAELEEPDLWATIRERDAVIFRDNDFEIFVDPSQTTHRYFEIEMNQLATVWDLFLPKPYRDEGSADNSWNIDGLKIAVALDGTLNDPRDRDRHWTVELAIPWAAFADSGRNHVPPRAGDQWKLNFSRVEWDVDTAHGGYIKRKDSAGAPLPEHNWVWSPQGAVNMHLPELWGVVQFGGGAFQWHPADDAARWALRRIYYAERLYHQAHGSYAAELALLGVRHLPAGVRFRGSSTGWSADLGGADGTTWTIGSDGLVTRR